In Candidatus Dadabacteria bacterium, the genomic stretch CCTCGGGGCCGCGTTCTTATATTCCTTTCTGTCTTTCATGGTAAAGAAAATAGCGCAGAATCTGAACATGCTCACAGTGGCGACGCTAAGAACCCTGGGAGTCTCCATAGTACTTTTCATTTACCTAATACTCACCGGGACATTTGAGCCTCCAAGCCTGAAACAGGCACTCGTGATGGCATGCGGAGGTGCGTGCGGAGCGTATATAGCAAAAGGAAGCCAGTTTCACGCCATAAAGCTTCTCGACATCTCACGAACAACCGCCGTCATGCCGATGGAATCGATCTTCGTGCTGATCCTCGCGCATGTTTTCTTCGACGACCTGCCGTCGGTTACCAAACTTCTCGGCGGAGCGTCAATAATCGTCGGGGTCGTCTTCCTCGTGCTTTTCCGGGGACAGAAAAACGACATTCTCGGCAAGTGAATCCTAGCCGGAACCGGAGAAATCCGTTCTGAGTTCCCTTCTCATCCGATGCCTCTGCTCGGCCAGTTCAACAAGCATCTCGAGCATCTCCCCAACGCAAAGCCCGCTTGCCTCCCAGAGTTTCGGATACATGCTTATGGGAGTAAACCCGGGAATTGTGTTTATCTCGCTTACAAACACCTGGTCCGTATCAGCGTCAACCAGAAAATCCACCCTCGCCATACCGGTGCAGCAAAGAGCAGCATAGGAAGCAAGAGCGAGGGTTCTGATCCTCTCCTGAGTCTCGGGGTCGAGGTCGCATGGAATCCGGAATTGCGTTGACTCGTCGTGGTACTTCTTTTGGTAATCGTAAAAGCCTCCTTCCACGACCAGTTCTCCCGGAACCGACGCCTGCGGATCCTGATTCCCTATTACGCTTACCTCAATTTCCCTTAGATTCTTCACGGCCCTCTCAACGATCACCCTCTCAGAAAAATCAAAAGAGGCCTCCACCGCTTCGGCAATTGCCTCAGGAGAATCCACCCTTGAAACTCCCACGCTTGAACCCAGGTTTGAGGATTTAACAAAGCAGGGAAATCCTATTTCGTCTTCTATGCGGCGGAGAACTGCTTCCTTGTTGCTTTGCCAGTCTGTTCCCGAGAAACCGAAAAACGGGACAACCGGGATACCGTTATCCCTGAGGATTGCCTTTGAGACTATTTTGTCAATGCAGAGCGAAGATCCAAGCAGGTCCACTCCCACGCAGGGAACACCCATAAGATCGATAAGACCCTGTACCGATCCGTCCTCGCCGAAGGTTCCGTGAAGAACGGGGAAAACGGCGTCCACGGAAAAAATC encodes the following:
- a CDS encoding D-alanine--D-alanine ligase, with the protein product MSRKTIAVLFGGVSVEHEVSLVSSKFIISNLDPSKFSLLPLLISKDGRWQRAVLENWQEGHPPAVVPDSEIVPMLYGSPPGRFAEIVNGEIKEIFSVDAVFPVLHGTFGEDGSVQGLIDLMGVPCVGVDLLGSSLCIDKIVSKAILRDNGIPVVPFFGFSGTDWQSNKEAVLRRIEDEIGFPCFVKSSNLGSSVGVSRVDSPEAIAEAVEASFDFSERVIVERAVKNLREIEVSVIGNQDPQASVPGELVVEGGFYDYQKKYHDESTQFRIPCDLDPETQERIRTLALASYAALCCTGMARVDFLVDADTDQVFVSEINTIPGFTPISMYPKLWEASGLCVGEMLEMLVELAEQRHRMRRELRTDFSGSG